The genome window GCAGGCAGCTGCGATACAGGCCCGCTTCACAGCCTTGGGATACTGCCTGCTGCTCAGTATTTTGCGCCTGCGCTCGCCGGCAAAGCGCTTCATCTCCTCCAGCGCCGGCTTTGCGGACTGTCTTTCCTCCCGGGTGAAGCCCCCCAGGCTCACCCACATGGCAAATATGGCGGTGAAACAGTCGCTTTCCAATAGGCGGAGGCATTCTTCGTCGGAGATGAGCTCCGACAGCTCTTCGTATTTGTCGCGAACGACCCTCCAGCAGTCTGTCCGCCACCTGGCGTTATGATTGCGGCTGATGCTGCTCTGCCGCATACGGTAGTGGATCAGCGCGTCGGGGAGCAGCGCGACCCTTTGGGCCATATGGATGAGCCGGCAGGTGACGAGGTCGTCTTCTTTCATAATGTCCTCGGGATATCTCACCCCCTCAAACAGCTCCGCTTTGTACAGCTTGTTCCAGGCAAGGCCGTTGAGAACGTCCCTGTTTTTCAGGTAGAGCCGGAGCTTTTCGTTGCCTGTGAGCGTGGCCTTGGCGGATGCAGGATGCGCAGGCTGTCTGCCCTCAGGCGTCTCGACGTAATAATCGCAAGCGACTATGTCCGCTCCGCATTCCTCCGCCGCATCCCGGAGCCTTTGCAGGGCGTCGGGCTCCAGCCAGTCGTCGCTGTCCAGAAAAGCCACGTATTTCGTAAGGGGATCCATGTTGCAGAGACCCTGGTTTCGGGCTGCAGCCAGACCCCCGTTGGGAGTGTGGAACACGGTA of Abditibacteriota bacterium contains these proteins:
- a CDS encoding glycosyltransferase; protein product: MEADKELIRIDDTDSRGKNGSGASADKSPLITLIIPVYNVERYLRQCLDSAAAQTCDNLRVIIVDDGSTDDSGAVCDEYAAACPRFTVFHTPNGGLAAARNQGLCNMDPLTKYVAFLDSDDWLEPDALQRLRDAAEECGADIVACDYYVETPEGRQPAHPASAKATLTGNEKLRLYLKNRDVLNGLAWNKLYKAELFEGVRYPEDIMKEDDLVTCRLIHMAQRVALLPDALIHYRMRQSSISRNHNARWRTDCWRVVRDKYEELSELISDEECLRLLESDCFTAIFAMWVSLGGFTREERQSAKPALEEMKRFAGERRRKILSSRQYPKAVKRACIAAACDNALFLRLLNRLFGLSRRQKRVTMFP